ATAGATGTCGTCCCCTACAAAAATGCAGGCTATTCCGCCAGGTTCCCCATTACCGAAACCGCCAGCGCTGAATTAAGGATAATCCTGTCTACCGGGGAACCCATAGCAGCAGGGTCAAATGCCAAGATCGTGAATACAGGGTCTCTTTTTCCCGTTGCCGGGAACGGCAACACCTACTTCCAGGGACTACAAACACAGAACCTTGTCAGAGTAACCCTGCCAACTGGCAAGACCTGTGAATTTGATCTTCCCTATGATCCCACTGACGAGCCGCTACCCGACCTCGGTACCTTTGTATGCCACATTCTGCCAACCTAGATAAACAGGTTTTCAGTCGCCGTAGATCAGCGACAAGCTCCTTAACACTCTTTGCAGCGGCGATCAGCT
This portion of the Candidatus Obscuribacterales bacterium genome encodes:
- a CDS encoding FimD/PapC C-terminal domain-containing protein, yielding IDVVPYKNAGYSARFPITETASAELRIILSTGEPIAAGSNAKIVNTGSLFPVAGNGNTYFQGLQTQNLVRVTLPTGKTCEFDLPYDPTDEPLPDLGTFVCHILPT